A section of the Solanum stenotomum isolate F172 unplaced genomic scaffold, ASM1918654v1 scaffold32579, whole genome shotgun sequence genome encodes:
- the LOC125852132 gene encoding uncharacterized protein LOC125852132, whose translation MVSFHKISQIPKQRNVMEDLCKKRKWEDDQLSCDKIKPQIQAKKITTLFGTQLNPETPLPLEWQRCLDIKSGQIYFFNTRSQKRTSRDPRLSDPEPLPTHQVHMSLDLELNLLPSCQSPEKTNQIDDNFVSNNSNHFIKKDNYESKGLINRSPSWLTFDVDQQEMVTAVCKKCHMLVMMSKSSPTCPNCKFVHPLDRLSSF comes from the exons atggtgtcttttcataaaataagtcaaattcCAAAACAAAGAAATGTAATGGAAGATTTATGTAAGAAGAGAAAATGGGAAGATGATCAATTGTCTTGTGATAAAATAAAGCCACAAATTCaagcaaaaaaaattacaactttGTTTGGTACACAATTGAATCCTGAGACTCCTCTTCCTTTGGAGTGGCAAAGATGCCTTGATATAAAg TCTGGACAGATATACTTCTTCAACACAAGATCACAAAAGAGAACATCAAGAGATCCAAGACTAAGTGATCCTGAACCACTACCAACACATCAAGTGCATATGAGTTTAGATCTTGAACTCAACTTACTACCATCATGTCAATCACCAGAAAAAACCAACCAAATTGATGACAATTTTGTTAGCAACAACTCAAATCACTTCATAAAAAAAGACAATTATGAGTCTAAAGGTTTAATCAATCGTTCACCTTCATGGCTAACATTTGATGTTGATCAACAAGAAATGGTTACTGCAGTTTGCAAAAAATGTCATATGTTAGTAATGATGTCAAAATCTTCACCAACATGTCCAAATTGCAAATTTGTACATCCATTAGATAGGCTAAGCTccttttga
- the LOC125852131 gene encoding nucleolar complex-associated protein 3 isoform X2, translated as MGKKKQKIVLPPDLPPEVPDEAVEVSDEDVLFVSENREYTGFLSNLDTKSINKHVTRVADVKEDELESLYERRLKKKSLDKDTEKQGLEVDPVDALPVKTLDGKLYYRTVPKATQKSENEDKDEANTNNKDAGIDASVVRLTKAEKRAKLKKIRKEAKKQAKEGTEVEDVEQIPQAEVLDEVRNDMTAEEANQKKKFRLAELGTALLTDPESNIKSLKEMLEISKDGDRDIAVLALQSLLAVFRDIIPGYRIRLPTEKEQDMKVSKAVKKMRFYESTLLSAYKAYIQKLLAVEKQAVYKRVAVRCICILLEAVPHFNFRENLLGAVIRNISSEDDISRKLCCATVKSLFTNEGKHGGEVTVEAVQMIADLVKASDCQLHPDSIEVFMSLTFDDDLGRREAQDAKNKFKSKNAKRKDLKEQKESAANEKKRTRKEMMSKTREEVTTELKAASLATDVIERRRMQTDVLSAIFETYFRVLKHAIKPRSEAGSSSQPAGSYPLLTPCLNGIGKFCQLIDLDFMSDLMNYLRKLARSGNSSDGSSKDVSACLTVSEKLQCCIVAFRVMRNNLDALNVDLQDFFVQLYNLLIEYRPGRDKGEILAEALKIMLCDDRQHDMQRAAAFIKRLATFSLCSGPAESLAALVTLKHLLQKNVKCRNLLENDAGGGSVSGAIAKYQPYATDPNLSGALASVLWELNLLSKHYHPAVSTMASNISMLGTGDNQIHLSNKSPQQAFKELSLEQDSFIVKVDLNAKRKKGNASLKHISKGADLDSTVQVDENDVKRKLSEHYSLLHDIAENERLRGELVGTTLSLNLYEQYKKQKKRRTK; from the exons ATGGGGAAGAAAAAGCAGAAGATTGTGCTACCGCCTGATCTTCCACCGGAAGTTCCTGATGAAGCAGTCGAAGTATCAGATGAAGACGTGCTTTTTGTAAGCGAAAATCGAGAATATACTGGATTCTTGTCGAATTTGGATACGAAGTCAATTAATAA GCACGTTACTCGTGTAGCCGATGTGAAAGAAGATGAGCTAGAGTCTCTGTATGAAAGGCGATTAAAGAAGAAGTCACTTGATAAAGATACAGAAAAACAGGGACTAGAGGTTGATCCTGTGGATGCTCTTCCTGTGAAGACATTAGATGGAAAACTTTATTACAGGACAG TGCCAAAGGCTACACAAAAATCTGAAAACGAAGATAAAGATGAAGCTAATACTAACAACAAAGATGCTGGTATTGATGCAAGTGTGGTGAGGCTGACTAAAGCGGAGAAGCGTgccaaattgaagaaaattaggAAAGAGGCTAAGAAACAGGCAAAAGAGGGAACAGAAGTAGAAGATGTTGAGCAAATACCTCAAGCTGAAGTCTTG GACGAGGTGAGAAATGATATGACAGCAGAAGAGGCCAATCAAAAAAAGAAGTTTAGACTAGCTGAGCTGGGAACTGCACTGCTTACTGATCCTGAATCAAACATCAAATCTCTCAAGGAGATGCTGGAGATTTCTAAAGATGGTGATCGTGATATAGCGGTACTTGCCCTTCAGTCTTTGTTGGCTGTTTTCAGAGATATCATTCCTGG GTATCGCATCCGTCTGCCAACTGAAAAGGAGCAGGATATGAAAGTATCAAAGGCTGTTAAGAAAATGCGGTTCTATGAATCTACCCTCTTATCTGCATATAAG GCGTATATACAGAAGCTGCTAGCTGTTGAAAAGCAGGCTGTATACAAACGTGTCGCAGTTCGCTGCATCTGTATATTACTCGAGGCAGTTCCACACTTCAATTTTCGAGAGAATTTGTTAGGTGCTGTCATAAGGAACATAAGCTCTGAGGATGACATATCGAG GAAACTTTGCTGTGCTACTGTTAAGTCACTGTTCACCAATGAGGGGAAGCATGGTGGTGAGGTAACGGTGGAGGCTGTTCAAATGATTGCAGATCTTGTTAAAGCTTCTGATTGTCAACTACATCCTGATTCCATTGAG GTGTTCATGTCTCTGACATTTGATGATGACCTTGGAAGGCGCGAAGCTCAAGATGCtaagaataaatttaaaagcAAAAATGCTAAAAGAAAGGACCTTAAGGAGCAGAAAGAATCAGCTGCCAACGAGAAAAAGAGAACACGGAAAGAGATGATGTCAAAGACACGAGAAGAG GTCACTACAGAATTGAAGGCTGCTTCATTAGCTACAGATGTTATTGAAAGGAGAAGGATGCAGACTGATGTATTATCAGCTATCTTTGAGACATACTTTCGTGTCCTAAAGCATGCCATAAAGCCTAG ATCAGAAGCAGGTTCCTCATCTCAGCCAGCTGGAAGTTATCCACTTCTTACTCCTTGTCTTAATGGAATTGGGAAATTTTGCCAGCTTATTGACTTAGATTTCATGTCTGATCTCATGAATTATCTGAGAAAGCTTGCCAGAAGTGGCAATAGCTCTGATGGCTCTTCCAAGGATGTTTCAGCATGTCTGACAGTATCTGAAAAGCTCCAGTGTTGCATTGTCGCTTTCAGAGTGATGAGAAACAATTTGGACGCACTGAATGTTGATCTTCAGGATTTTTTTGTCCAACTTTACAATCTGTTAATTGAGTACAGGCCAGGAAG GGATAAAGGTGAGATCTTAGCTGAAGCTTTGAAGATAATGCTTTGTGATGATCGACAACATGACATGCAAAGGGCTGCAGCTTTTATAAAACGTTTAGCTACATTCTCTTTATGCTCTGGGCCTGCAGAGTCCTTGGCTG CCTTGGTGACTTTGAAGCATCTTCTTCAGAAGAACGTCAAATGCCGGAACTTATTAGAAAATGATGCTGGAGGTGGCTCTGTTTCTGGTGCCATTGCG AAATATCAGCCTTATGCAACTGATCCGAACCTTAGTGGTGCACTTGCTTCAGTGCTTTGGGAGCTTAACCTCTTGTCAAAGCATTACCATCCAGCTGTTTCTACAATGGCATCCAACATTTCTATGTTGGGCACTGGTGATAACCAGATTCAC CTGTCCAACAAATCTCCTCAACAAGCTTTTAAGGAGTTGTCACTTGAGCAGGACTCGTTCATTGTAAAAGTTGATCTTAATGCCAAGAGGAAAAAAGGGAATGCCTCACTAAAGCATATTAGTAAGGGGGCTGACCTCGATTCCACTGTTCaagttgatgaaaatgatgttaAAAGGAAACTCTCTGAGCATTATTCACTGCTGCATGACATAGCTGAAAATGAAAGACTAAGAGGGGAACTGGTTGGGACAACATTGTCTCTGAATCTATATGAACAATATAAGAaacagaagaaaagaagaacaaagtAG
- the LOC125852131 gene encoding nucleolar complex-associated protein 3 isoform X1, whose amino-acid sequence MGKKKQKIVLPPDLPPEVPDEAVEVSDEDVLFVSENREYTGFLSNLDTKSINKHVTRVADVKEDELESLYERRLKKKSLDKDTEKQGLEVDPVDALPVKTLDGKLYYRTVPKATQKSENEDKDEANTNNKDAGIDASVVRLTKAEKRAKLKKIRKEAKKQAKEGTEVEDVEQIPQAEVLDEVRNDMTAEEANQKKKFRLAELGTALLTDPESNIKSLKEMLEISKDGDRDIAVLALQSLLAVFRDIIPGYRIRLPTEKEQDMKVSKAVKKMRFYESTLLSAYKAYIQKLLAVEKQAVYKRVAVRCICILLEAVPHFNFRENLLGAVIRNISSEDDISRKLCCATVKSLFTNEGKHGGEVTVEAVQMIADLVKASDCQLHPDSIEVFMSLTFDDDLGRREAQDAKNKFKSKNAKRKDLKEQKESAANEKKRTRKEMMSKTREEVTTELKAASLATDVIERRRMQTDVLSAIFETYFRVLKHAIKPRSEAGSSSQPAGSYPLLTPCLNGIGKFCQLIDLDFMSDLMNYLRKLARSGNSSDGSSKDVSACLTVSEKLQCCIVAFRVMRNNLDALNVDLQDFFVQLYNLLIEYRPGRDKGEILAEALKIMLCDDRQHDMQRAAAFIKRLATFSLCSGPAESLAALVTLKHLLQKNVKCRNLLENDAGGGSVSGAIAKYQPYATDPNLSGALASVLWELNLLSKHYHPAVSTMASNISMLGTGDNQIHLSNKSPQQAFKELSLEQDSFIVKVDLNAKRKKGNASLKHISKGADLDSTVQVDENDVKRKLSEHYSLLHDIAENERLRGELVGTTLSLNLYEQYKKQKKRRTK is encoded by the exons ATGGGGAAGAAAAAGCAGAAGATTGTGCTACCGCCTGATCTTCCACCGGAAGTTCCTGATGAAGCAGTCGAAGTATCAGATGAAGACGTGCTTTTTGTAAGCGAAAATCGAGAATATACTGGATTCTTGTCGAATTTGGATACGAAGTCAATTAATAA GCACGTTACTCGTGTAGCCGATGTGAAAGAAGATGAGCTAGAGTCTCTGTATGAAAGGCGATTAAAGAAGAAGTCACTTGATAAAGATACAGAAAAACAGGGACTAGAGGTTGATCCTGTGGATGCTCTTCCTGTGAAGACATTAGATGGAAAACTTTATTACAGGACAG TGCCAAAGGCTACACAAAAATCTGAAAACGAAGATAAAGATGAAGCTAATACTAACAACAAAGATGCTGGTATTGATGCAAGTGTGGTGAGGCTGACTAAAGCGGAGAAGCGTgccaaattgaagaaaattaggAAAGAGGCTAAGAAACAGGCAAAAGAGGGAACAGAAGTAGAAGATGTTGAGCAAATACCTCAAGCTGAAGTCTTG GACGAGGTGAGAAATGATATGACAGCAGAAGAGGCCAATCAAAAAAAGAAGTTTAGACTAGCTGAGCTGGGAACTGCACTGCTTACTGATCCTGAATCAAACATCAAATCTCTCAAGGAGATGCTGGAGATTTCTAAAGATGGTGATCGTGATATAGCGGTACTTGCCCTTCAGTCTTTGTTGGCTGTTTTCAGAGATATCATTCCTGG GTATCGCATCCGTCTGCCAACTGAAAAGGAGCAGGATATGAAAGTATCAAAGGCTGTTAAGAAAATGCGGTTCTATGAATCTACCCTCTTATCTGCATATAAG GCGTATATACAGAAGCTGCTAGCTGTTGAAAAGCAGGCTGTATACAAACGTGTCGCAGTTCGCTGCATCTGTATATTACTCGAGGCAGTTCCACACTTCAATTTTCGAGAGAATTTGTTAGGTGCTGTCATAAGGAACATAAGCTCTGAGGATGACATATCGAG GAAACTTTGCTGTGCTACTGTTAAGTCACTGTTCACCAATGAGGGGAAGCATGGTGGTGAGGTAACGGTGGAGGCTGTTCAAATGATTGCAGATCTTGTTAAAGCTTCTGATTGTCAACTACATCCTGATTCCATTGAG GTGTTCATGTCTCTGACATTTGATGATGACCTTGGAAGGCGCGAAGCTCAAGATGCtaagaataaatttaaaagcAAAAATGCTAAAAGAAAGGACCTTAAGGAGCAGAAAGAATCAGCTGCCAACGAGAAAAAGAGAACACGGAAAGAGATGATGTCAAAGACACGAGAAGAG GTCACTACAGAATTGAAGGCTGCTTCATTAGCTACAGATGTTATTGAAAGGAGAAGGATGCAGACTGATGTATTATCAGCTATCTTTGAGACATACTTTCGTGTCCTAAAGCATGCCATAAAGCCTAG ATCAGAAGCAGGTTCCTCATCTCAGCCAGCTGGAAGTTATCCACTTCTTACTCCTTGTCTTAATGGAATTGGGAAATTTTGCCAGCTTATTGACTTAGATTTCATGTCTGATCTCATGAATTATCTGAGAAAGCTTGCCAGAAGTGGCAATAGCTCTGATGGCTCTTCCAAGGATGTTTCAGCATGTCTGACAGTATCTGAAAAGCTCCAGTGTTGCATTGTCGCTTTCAGAGTGATGAGAAACAATTTGGACGCACTGAATGTTGATCTTCAGGATTTTTTTGTCCAACTTTACAATCTGTTAATTGAGTACAGGCCAGGAAG GGATAAAGGTGAGATCTTAGCTGAAGCTTTGAAGATAATGCTTTGTGATGATCGACAACATGACATGCAAAGGGCTGCAGCTTTTATAAAACGTTTAGCTACATTCTCTTTATGCTCTGGGCCTGCAGAGTCCTTGGCTG CCTTGGTGACTTTGAAGCATCTTCTTCAGAAGAACGTCAAATGCCGGAACTTATTAGAAAATGATGCTGGAGGTGGCTCTGTTTCTGGTGCCATTGCG AAATATCAGCCTTATGCAACTGATCCGAACCTTAGTGGTGCACTTGCTTCAGTGCTTTGGGAGCTTAACCTCTTGTCAAAGCATTACCATCCAGCTGTTTCTACAATGGCATCCAACATTTCTATGTTGGGCACTGGTGATAACCAGATTCACCTGTCGAACAAATCTCCTCAACAAGCTTTTAAGGAGTTGTCACTTGAGCAGGACTCGTTCATCGTAAAAGTTGATCTTAATGCCAAGAGGAAAAAAGGGAATGCCTCACTAAAGCATATTAGTAAGGGGGCTGACCTCGATTCCACTGTTCaagttgatgaaaatgatgttaAAAGGAAACTCTCTGAGCATTATTCACTGCTGCATGACATAGCTGAAAATGAAAGACTAAGAGGGGAACTGGTTGGGACAACATTGTCTCTGAATCTATATGAACAATATAAGAaacagaagaaaagaagaacaaagtAG